The DNA region CTTGTTATCCTCTTCCTCGGTGAAACACACAAGGCTCACAAAGCAGGACAGTTCACTGACTTCTACCTCACCGGATCAAACGGAATCTTCACCGGTTTCTCCACTGAGTTTGTAGGGCGAGCCTGGGATCTCGATGAGAGCACTGTGAAGACACTTGTCGGTTCTCAAACTGGTAAAGGCATTGTAAAGCTCGATGCCGGTTTCAAGATGCCACAACCTAAGGAGGAGGACCGTAATGGGTTTGTGCTGAATTGTTTGGAAGCTCCTCTTGATGTAGACATCAAGGACGGTGGCAGAGTTGTTGTCTTGAATACCAAGAACCTTCCTCTGGTTGGGGAGGTTGGGTTTGGAGCTGATCTTGTTCAGATCGATGGACATTCAATGTGTTCACCTGGTTTCTCTTGTGACTCGGCTCTTCAGGTGACTTACATTGTTGCTGGTAGTGGAAGAGTTCAAGTGGTTGGTGCTGACGGGAAAAGAGTTCTTGAGACTCATATCACAGCTGGTTCTCTCTTCATTGTTCCAAGGTTCTTTGTGGTTTCAAAGATTGCTGATCCTGAAGGCATGTCTTGGTTCTCCATTGTGACTACACCCGAGTAAGAACTTTATTTCATGTCTCTACtaagtttattaattaaatgaaaagaaactaaaagttTTTTTCACTTGTTGGTTGTTTGTGTTTGTAGTCCGATCTTCACTCATTTGGCTGGGAGGACATCGGTTTGGAAGGCATTGTCTCCAGAGGTTATGCAAGCTGCGTTTAAGGTTGATCCAGAGGTGGAGGAGTCTTTTCGTTCAAAGAGAACTTCGGATGCCATCTTCTTCCCTCCGGCCAACTGAAGCAGGCGAAGAGAGAGGAGAACAAGAACCAGCTTATCAttaatcgtttttttttcttattaggGTTTCTGTTTGCTTGTCGTTCCCGGAAGTATATATTTGCTTctttcaagcaaaaaaaaaatcatctcttTGCTTCTTTTCGTGCTGTTCTTGGACCGGTTCTTCTAATTCTCTTTGTTCAGCTTTTAAGGTTTCTTTGTTggaataaataaaacatttacaAGTTGAAAAATTCGTCAAATTTACAATCTATTATTTACTAACTCACAAGCCCTGTCTACTAACAGATTCAAAAATTATGATTTGCTATAAACTGTTATTACATGATAGATTGCTGCTATAAACCGCTTACTAAAGCTTTACCATAACATTAATATAGTGCTGTTATAGagtatacattttttatataaatctaCGATAGTAGATCAGTAATTATCTTAATGTGCTATAAATGTGGACTTTTTTGTAGTGCAATGTGCTATAAATGTAGACTTTTTTGTAGTAGAACTAATCTGTGTGGGATAGGTAAGAAATTGACTTGTCAAATAGTTTtatagaaatagaaatataaagtttttgaaGAAATCTCATATTATATTTAACTAGTAAagaattaaatatatgtattcataataaactaaaaaccaTCAATGCATAGATTCAATATAGAATTTTTTGAACTTTTACAGcactaatttttatataaattggaTATGCAAATGATTTATAGGTTA from Raphanus sativus cultivar WK10039 chromosome 8, ASM80110v3, whole genome shotgun sequence includes:
- the LOC108821005 gene encoding glutelin type-D 1; amino-acid sequence: MELDLTPKLPKQVYGGHGGSYHAWCPEELPMLKEGNIGAAKLALEQHGFAVPRYSDSPKVAYVLQGTGTAGIVLPEKEEKVIAIKKGDSIALPFGVVTWWFNSEETELVILFLGETHKAHKAGQFTDFYLTGSNGIFTGFSTEFVGRAWDLDESTVKTLVGSQTGKGIVKLDAGFKMPQPKEEDRNGFVLNCLEAPLDVDIKDGGRVVVLNTKNLPLVGEVGFGADLVQIDGHSMCSPGFSCDSALQVTYIVAGSGRVQVVGADGKRVLETHITAGSLFIVPRFFVVSKIADPEGMSWFSIVTTPDPIFTHLAGRTSVWKALSPEVMQAAFKVDPEVEESFRSKRTSDAIFFPPAN